Proteins encoded by one window of Blastopirellula marina:
- a CDS encoding DUF1559 domain-containing protein, with protein sequence MKCKTSKATRRGFTLVELFVVIGIIGLLIALLLPATRTSREAARRVQCSNQLKQIGLGLHNYHETFETLPSCTSADSAEPTGITESSNRRSGLITLLPYLEHSALYDTIMAPLAAGGQTYPALGPDPWVDTYEPWKTQLDGLNCPSDPADPDLPLGPTSYLFCVGDTTSVYYPGQTQRGVFSPGRRIRLRDVKDGTSNTVMLGEASIGMPVSAQTPQQLANPELCGVVASEIEFSERTTHTRGYSWADGAAGPAMFNTILPPNRANCGLNGTEAVDGIYSLSSFHSSGVQVVFADGSVQFIPDDIDTGDLSLASLPATSLQASPYGVWGAMGSIAGGEVPKF encoded by the coding sequence ATGAAATGCAAGACTTCGAAAGCCACGCGAAGGGGGTTCACGCTAGTCGAGTTGTTCGTCGTGATTGGTATCATCGGGCTGCTGATCGCCTTGCTGCTGCCAGCCACGCGGACCTCGCGCGAAGCAGCCCGGCGGGTGCAGTGCAGCAATCAGTTGAAGCAGATCGGCCTGGGCCTGCATAACTATCACGAGACGTTCGAGACGCTACCCAGCTGCACCAGCGCCGACAGCGCCGAGCCAACCGGCATCACCGAAAGCAGCAACCGCCGCAGTGGCTTGATTACGCTATTGCCGTACCTCGAACATAGCGCGCTGTATGACACGATCATGGCTCCGCTGGCCGCTGGTGGTCAAACCTATCCCGCGCTGGGGCCTGATCCGTGGGTCGATACGTACGAGCCATGGAAGACGCAGCTTGATGGTCTCAATTGTCCATCCGATCCCGCCGACCCCGACCTGCCGCTGGGGCCGACCAGCTATCTCTTCTGCGTTGGGGATACGACCAGCGTTTACTACCCCGGCCAGACGCAGCGCGGCGTGTTTTCGCCTGGGCGTCGGATTCGCCTACGTGACGTGAAGGATGGCACCTCGAACACGGTGATGCTGGGGGAGGCATCCATTGGCATGCCGGTGAGTGCCCAAACGCCCCAGCAACTGGCCAATCCAGAGCTATGTGGGGTTGTCGCGAGTGAGATCGAATTCTCTGAGCGAACAACGCACACACGCGGTTATAGCTGGGCCGATGGCGCGGCAGGCCCGGCGATGTTCAATACCATTTTGCCACCCAATCGCGCGAACTGCGGTTTGAATGGAACCGAAGCAGTGGACGGCATCTATAGTCTTTCGAGTTTTCATAGCAGTGGAGTCCAGGTGGTCTTCGCCGATGGTTCGGTGCAGTTCATTCCCGATGACATCGACACCGGCGACTTGAGCCTGGCCTCGCTGCCGGCGACCTCGCTGCAGGCAAGTCCTTACGGCGTGTGGGGCGCGATGGGAAGTATTGCCGGTGGGGAAGTGCCCAAGTTTTGA
- a CDS encoding DUF1559 domain-containing protein, with protein sequence MRYAFTIKELLVVMFIISASLFILAPAIYDGHRPARRIQCQNNLKQLILAMHNYHDTFGHFPSAMSGTGTGGNEGRRSGMVDLLPMMEYPHLYDEIMQGDPSTGIPPGGPVPWDRNYKPWQTRVYCLQCPASLADTPDFQATNYAFCIGDVAVDIHQLPQLRGAFAPGLTSTFRDFTDGTANSIALAEMGTIRDRDVPGQYAIDLPPNVLNDPAIALRMVNSNQLTYRSEVALHKYGRGYNWADGAAGPGLVNTILSPNGPSCAVGGSGAVDGIYSAGSYHPGGVQVGMCDGSARFITDKIDCGNTSAAPPKADDYAGKELASPFGVWGALGTINGGELVNNDDY encoded by the coding sequence ATGCGTTATGCGTTCACAATCAAAGAACTGCTGGTGGTGATGTTCATCATCTCGGCGAGCCTGTTTATTCTTGCGCCAGCGATATATGACGGGCATCGTCCCGCTCGGCGAATACAGTGCCAGAATAACCTCAAACAGTTGATCCTGGCGATGCACAATTATCACGACACCTTCGGGCACTTTCCTTCGGCCATGTCTGGCACCGGTACCGGAGGGAACGAAGGACGCCGCAGTGGCATGGTCGATCTGCTGCCGATGATGGAGTATCCGCACCTGTACGATGAGATCATGCAGGGAGATCCATCCACAGGCATTCCGCCAGGGGGACCGGTCCCGTGGGATCGCAACTACAAGCCGTGGCAAACACGAGTCTATTGTTTGCAGTGCCCTGCTTCCCTGGCGGATACGCCTGACTTTCAGGCCACCAACTATGCGTTTTGCATCGGGGATGTCGCGGTCGATATTCATCAGCTGCCGCAGCTACGTGGGGCGTTCGCTCCTGGTTTGACGTCGACGTTCAGGGACTTCACCGACGGAACGGCCAACAGCATTGCGCTTGCCGAGATGGGGACCATTCGCGATCGCGATGTGCCGGGGCAGTATGCGATCGATCTTCCCCCGAACGTGCTCAACGATCCGGCGATCGCCCTGCGAATGGTTAACAGCAACCAGTTGACCTATCGCAGTGAAGTGGCGCTGCACAAATATGGCCGCGGCTACAACTGGGCCGACGGGGCCGCCGGACCAGGCCTGGTCAATACGATACTGTCCCCCAATGGCCCCAGCTGTGCGGTCGGCGGCAGTGGGGCGGTCGATGGGATTTACTCGGCCGGTAGTTATCATCCCGGTGGTGTGCAAGTCGGGATGTGCGATGGGAGTGCTCGCTTCATCACCGATAAAATCGACTGCGGCAACACGTCGGCGGCACCACCAAAGGCGGACGATTACGCCGGGAAAGAGCTCGCCAGCCCGTTTGGGGTGTGGGGAGCACTGGGGACGATCAACGGTGGCGAACTAGTCAACAACGACGATTACTAA
- a CDS encoding DUF1559 domain-containing protein, translating to MTISGNSRAARAIRRGYSLRILLVVIAIIAAVLAILLPAVQRAREDARRMQCMGHLKGLILAVHNFHDMFGQLPSAMGGTVGVANQGRLSGLVDLLPMNEQSALYEVIQRGNVTGGISPGGVVPWDKTYPPWQVRQELLECPTADYPHNGFQPTNYAFCIGDVAADIHQLPKLRGAFAPGLNGRFKEITDGLSNTIAFAEIGTAQQRAVPGQYVVDLPDNILTDPAIALRTLHSNQRDYRSDTALSQRGRGYHWADGAAGPGLVNTILPPNSPSCAVGGKEAVDGIYSAGSYHPAGLNVAFCDGSVMRITSDVDCGDSTATPPTAQDYADQKLASPFGIWGALGSINGGEEIFEDLH from the coding sequence GTGACGATCTCTGGAAATAGCCGCGCTGCGCGAGCAATTCGCCGCGGCTACTCGCTACGAATCCTGCTGGTCGTGATCGCGATCATCGCGGCCGTGCTGGCGATACTCCTTCCGGCTGTACAACGCGCTCGCGAGGATGCTCGGCGAATGCAGTGCATGGGGCATCTTAAAGGGTTGATCCTCGCGGTGCATAACTTTCACGATATGTTCGGCCAGTTGCCCTCGGCGATGGGGGGCACAGTCGGAGTTGCCAACCAGGGGCGGCTTAGTGGGCTGGTCGATCTGCTGCCGATGAACGAACAATCGGCGTTGTACGAAGTAATCCAGCGCGGAAATGTCACCGGCGGCATTTCCCCAGGCGGAGTCGTACCGTGGGACAAGACCTACCCGCCGTGGCAAGTCCGTCAGGAGTTGTTGGAGTGCCCGACGGCCGACTATCCCCACAACGGTTTCCAGCCAACCAACTACGCGTTTTGCATTGGGGATGTCGCGGCGGATATCCATCAGTTGCCCAAGCTGCGCGGCGCGTTCGCCCCGGGGCTGAATGGTCGGTTCAAAGAAATCACCGACGGGCTGTCCAACACGATCGCGTTTGCCGAGATCGGTACGGCCCAGCAGAGGGCCGTGCCGGGGCAATACGTGGTCGACCTGCCGGACAACATCTTGACCGATCCGGCGATTGCCCTGCGTACGCTGCACAGCAACCAACGCGACTATCGCAGTGATACGGCGCTTAGTCAACGTGGCCGCGGCTATCACTGGGCCGATGGTGCTGCCGGCCCAGGCTTGGTCAACACGATCCTGCCACCGAACAGCCCCAGCTGCGCGGTCGGTGGGAAGGAAGCGGTCGACGGGATTTACTCTGCCGGAAGTTATCACCCCGCTGGCTTGAACGTGGCATTCTGCGACGGTAGCGTCATGCGGATCACCAGCGATGTCGACTGCGGCGACTCGACTGCCACGCCACCCACGGCCCAAGACTACGCCGATCAAAAGCTCGCCAGCCCTTTCGGCATCTGGGGTGCCCTCGGCTCGATCAACGGTGGAGAGGAGATCTTCGAGGATTTGCATTAA